One Acetobacterium sp. KB-1 DNA segment encodes these proteins:
- the cmk gene encoding (d)CMP kinase: protein MQIAIDGPAGAGKSTIAKKIAAAYQMTYLDTGAMYRCIAHCVLNQMGDRFDNAADIVKIARGTVIRFEGNQVFCNDKDVTWEIRTPLVSRHTSDVARIKEVRDLLVAQQREYAKDHGVVMDGRDIGSVVLPEADLKFFLDADVLERAQRRKKELDEKGNGKALEEIKNEIEDRDSNDKNRLEGPLVQVADAIVIDTTGKSIEEVYEEMKIHIDEACR, encoded by the coding sequence ATGCAAATTGCCATTGATGGTCCTGCCGGAGCAGGAAAAAGTACCATAGCAAAAAAAATAGCAGCAGCCTATCAGATGACCTATCTGGATACGGGCGCCATGTATCGCTGCATTGCCCATTGTGTGTTAAATCAGATGGGTGACCGCTTTGATAACGCGGCCGATATTGTAAAAATTGCCCGGGGAACCGTGATCCGGTTTGAAGGCAATCAGGTGTTCTGTAATGATAAAGATGTTACCTGGGAGATCCGGACGCCTCTGGTTTCCCGCCATACCTCCGATGTGGCCAGGATTAAAGAGGTCCGGGATCTGCTGGTCGCTCAGCAGCGGGAATACGCAAAAGACCATGGGGTGGTTATGGATGGAAGAGACATCGGTTCGGTGGTATTGCCGGAGGCTGACCTTAAGTTTTTTCTGGATGCTGACGTTTTGGAACGGGCACAGCGACGAAAAAAAGAATTGGACGAAAAGGGCAATGGGAAAGCCTTGGAAGAGATAAAAAATGAAATTGAAGACCGCGATAGTAATGACAAAAATCGGTTAGAAGGTCCATTGGTGCAGGTCGCGGACGCGATTGTCATTGACACAACGGGGAAGAGCATTGAAGAAGTATATGAAGAAATGAAAATTCATATTGACGAGGCTTGTCGATGA
- a CDS encoding bifunctional 4-hydroxy-3-methylbut-2-enyl diphosphate reductase/30S ribosomal protein S1 → MEVIIADKSGYCFGIENAMKMVQDTIESGQQNIYTLGPISHNTQETRRLTNQGVVIIEDDDVDNLETGCIILRSHGVGKKTIEAIKKKGLPIINATCPFVRAVQKKVESYDVAGYQIVIVGNKNHPEVIGANGWCQNKALIINDINQLENIESYDRICIVAQTTIIESKFNEICDAIRSRVNEVVIFNTICSATAERQAAAAKTAKEVEYMIVIGGYHSSNTQKLADICKSHCAKTCHIETIRDLDLAEVRNYQKIGITAGASTPDWIVKEVLEGMEEQNKIAEENVVAEVATEEQPTVVVEEVVETIEKDEYDDANFDFAAEIEESLKTIRRGAEIEGEVIHIAEDEVILNIGYKADGIIKKNDFTWKSDEVLSELVQLGDKVWCIVTDLNEGSGNVKLSKIKYDNRLVQKQLSDAFDNKTVLEGTIKDISGNGLIVDIGFTDIYMPASQYHVRYVKDLNTLIGEKVKGIIIDYNPKRRRAILSQKIILEKDMKERREQVKEMKEKRFEELNVDDIVKGVVKTITNFGIFVDLEGIDGFVHRSDLTWEKINEPKDIIEKGQEIEAKVIAKNEEDKKIKLSVKALLDRPWDDFIAKYNVDDEVEVTITNILDFGAFAQVIPGVEGLIHVSEISYNRVESVAAVLNTGDVLTVKIIGINAEKEKISLSKKATEEAPARPAPTPRSSNSSNAGSGDRDRTSNYGGGDRNRRPQQSHNSNNNRNKTVYEETANVTLGDSFGNLFDGLFGDNNDEK, encoded by the coding sequence ATGGAAGTAATCATTGCCGATAAGTCTGGCTACTGCTTTGGAATCGAAAATGCCATGAAAATGGTCCAGGATACCATCGAATCGGGCCAACAAAACATTTATACCTTAGGGCCGATTAGCCACAACACCCAGGAAACCAGACGTCTAACGAATCAGGGCGTGGTAATAATTGAAGACGACGATGTTGATAATTTAGAAACCGGCTGTATCATCCTTCGCTCCCATGGGGTTGGCAAGAAAACCATTGAAGCGATTAAAAAAAAGGGACTCCCAATCATCAATGCCACCTGTCCCTTTGTCCGGGCAGTTCAGAAAAAGGTTGAAAGTTATGATGTTGCCGGTTATCAGATTGTTATTGTGGGAAATAAAAATCATCCGGAGGTGATTGGAGCAAATGGCTGGTGTCAAAATAAAGCTTTAATAATTAATGATATAAATCAGTTGGAAAATATTGAAAGTTATGATAGAATATGTATCGTGGCTCAGACCACCATCATCGAATCCAAATTCAATGAAATTTGTGATGCGATCAGGTCAAGAGTCAATGAAGTAGTTATATTTAATACTATTTGCAGTGCCACCGCTGAAAGACAAGCAGCGGCAGCGAAAACTGCAAAAGAAGTAGAATATATGATCGTAATTGGTGGATACCACAGTTCGAATACGCAAAAACTGGCGGATATCTGTAAATCCCATTGCGCAAAAACTTGTCACATAGAAACCATCCGGGACTTAGATCTCGCTGAAGTAAGAAACTATCAGAAGATTGGTATTACCGCAGGGGCATCAACACCGGATTGGATCGTTAAGGAGGTATTGGAAGGTATGGAAGAGCAAAACAAAATTGCTGAGGAAAACGTGGTCGCGGAAGTGGCGACTGAAGAACAGCCAACTGTTGTAGTTGAGGAAGTGGTGGAAACCATTGAAAAAGACGAATATGATGATGCTAATTTTGATTTCGCAGCAGAAATTGAAGAATCATTAAAAACAATTCGTCGAGGTGCTGAAATTGAAGGCGAAGTGATTCACATCGCTGAAGATGAAGTGATCTTAAACATTGGCTACAAAGCAGATGGTATCATCAAAAAGAATGATTTCACATGGAAAAGCGATGAGGTATTATCTGAACTTGTACAATTAGGAGACAAAGTTTGGTGTATCGTTACTGATTTAAATGAAGGTTCAGGAAATGTAAAACTTTCAAAAATCAAATATGATAACCGTCTCGTACAAAAACAGTTAAGTGACGCCTTTGATAATAAAACAGTCTTAGAAGGAACAATCAAAGATATTTCTGGAAATGGTTTAATTGTCGATATTGGATTTACAGATATTTATATGCCTGCTTCACAATATCATGTGCGTTACGTTAAAGACTTAAACACCTTAATTGGCGAAAAAGTTAAGGGCATCATTATTGATTACAACCCAAAACGACGTCGTGCGATTCTTTCCCAGAAAATTATTCTTGAAAAAGATATGAAAGAACGTCGGGAACAAGTAAAAGAAATGAAAGAAAAGCGCTTTGAAGAATTAAACGTCGATGATATTGTTAAAGGTGTGGTTAAAACCATTACTAATTTCGGAATCTTTGTCGATCTTGAAGGCATTGATGGCTTTGTCCATCGATCAGATCTGACCTGGGAAAAAATCAATGAGCCGAAAGACATCATTGAAAAAGGCCAGGAAATTGAAGCCAAGGTTATCGCTAAAAATGAAGAAGACAAAAAAATCAAATTAAGTGTTAAGGCATTATTGGATCGCCCTTGGGATGATTTCATTGCTAAATACAATGTTGATGATGAAGTTGAAGTGACGATCACTAATATTTTAGATTTTGGTGCCTTTGCTCAAGTGATTCCAGGCGTTGAAGGCTTGATTCATGTTTCTGAAATTAGCTACAACCGGGTTGAGTCTGTTGCTGCAGTTTTAAACACCGGTGATGTCTTAACGGTAAAAATCATCGGAATTAACGCTGAAAAAGAAAAAATCAGCTTAAGTAAAAAAGCAACCGAAGAAGCACCGGCTCGTCCTGCTCCAACACCAAGAAGCAGCAATAGTAGCAATGCTGGATCTGGCGATCGTGATAGAACTAGCAATTATGGTGGTGGCGATCGAAACCGCAGACCGCAACAAAGTCATAATAGCAATAACAATCGAAATAAAACAGTTTACGAAGAAACCGCCAATGTAACCCTTGGGGATTCATTCGGTAACTTGTTCGATGGTCTTTTCGGAGACAACAACGACGAAAAATAA
- a CDS encoding NAD(P)/FAD-dependent oxidoreductase — protein sequence MSRIAVIGGGPGGMMAAVAAAEKGHRVDLFDSNEKLGKKLYITGKGRCNLTNAVDISDYFDNIVHNHSFLYSALYSYTNTDFMAFLEKNGVPLKIERGDRVFPVSDKSSDVIGAFKMALKHNRCQVHLNTKITGLLIENNNINGILLENGEKRNYDAVILATGGKSYPSTGSDGNVFKILKKYGHEITSLAPGLVPINTKEDWPRDLQGLSLKNVTLTLSKKTPKGQKKVKSMLGEMLFTHFGISGPLVLSLSSDMSGDIKDYSLELDLKPALSMEQMDARIQRDFLKYQNKDFGNALGDLLPAKMIPVMVDLSGIDPVAKVNQITKEQRNKLVACFKQLKIGIAGLRDFNEAIITVGGVNVKEVDPGTMESKRVKNLYIAGEMLDVDALTGGYNIQIAVSTGWLAGNAVE from the coding sequence ATGAGTAGGATAGCAGTAATTGGAGGCGGCCCCGGCGGCATGATGGCAGCGGTGGCAGCGGCAGAAAAAGGACATCGGGTTGATTTGTTCGACAGCAATGAAAAGCTGGGAAAAAAACTATATATCACCGGAAAGGGTCGCTGTAATCTGACCAATGCGGTTGATATCAGCGATTATTTTGACAACATCGTCCATAACCACAGTTTTTTGTATAGTGCTCTTTATTCCTATACTAATACCGATTTTATGGCCTTCCTGGAAAAAAATGGGGTGCCCTTAAAAATAGAACGGGGGGATCGGGTGTTTCCGGTTTCGGATAAATCTAGCGATGTGATTGGAGCCTTTAAAATGGCATTGAAACACAATCGCTGCCAGGTTCATTTAAATACGAAAATAACCGGCCTTTTAATTGAGAATAATAACATTAACGGGATCCTCCTCGAAAATGGAGAAAAAAGAAATTACGATGCGGTGATTCTGGCGACGGGTGGAAAGAGTTATCCGTCCACCGGTTCAGATGGCAATGTGTTTAAGATCTTAAAGAAATATGGTCATGAAATCACATCTCTGGCTCCCGGTCTGGTCCCCATTAATACCAAAGAAGACTGGCCCCGCGATCTCCAGGGGTTGTCACTCAAAAATGTGACCTTAACCCTGTCTAAAAAAACACCCAAGGGCCAAAAGAAGGTCAAATCAATGTTAGGTGAGATGTTGTTCACCCATTTTGGCATATCCGGACCGCTAGTTTTATCACTTAGCTCTGATATGAGCGGCGACATAAAAGATTACAGTCTGGAATTGGACTTAAAACCGGCTTTAAGTATGGAACAAATGGATGCCCGGATTCAGCGGGACTTTCTTAAATATCAGAATAAGGATTTCGGAAATGCCCTGGGTGACCTATTACCAGCAAAAATGATTCCGGTCATGGTAGATCTGTCCGGGATTGATCCGGTAGCAAAGGTTAACCAAATTACCAAAGAACAGCGGAATAAGTTGGTAGCGTGTTTTAAACAGTTAAAGATTGGCATTGCCGGGCTGCGGGATTTTAACGAAGCCATCATCACCGTTGGCGGTGTGAATGTAAAAGAAGTAGACCCAGGAACGATGGAATCAAAACGGGTTAAAAATCTCTATATTGCAGGAGAGATGCTGGATGTGGACGCGCTGACCGGTGGCTACAATATCCAAATTGCTGTTTCCACGGGCTGGCTGGCCGGAAACGCCGTTGAATAA
- a CDS encoding MurR/RpiR family transcriptional regulator produces MKDVSSVKESRDIFSAIKKCYAKLSKSHKLIADFMLSHYESVSEMSAATVAKSVGVSEATVVRFSVTLGYEGYPEFRRAIRNEINSKLTTIERIDMTLKNEQKEKALQETVHNVLKSDLSNINATFEEFDYEIFKSCIDLILDARKVVIIGFRTTTLLTEHLGYYLNLILDNVRVVNYGVSDIYEHLIRVTEEDVVIAISFPRYAQKTYEAVEFLKDKGVKIITISDNENAPINVFTKHRLIAKSNVYSFVDSLVAPLSLINALVISVGLRNIGKTKETFNELEEIWREHYIYTGDDDELEN; encoded by the coding sequence ATGAAAGACGTTTCAAGTGTAAAAGAAAGCCGCGATATTTTTTCAGCAATTAAGAAGTGTTATGCAAAGCTGAGTAAATCTCATAAATTGATTGCCGACTTTATGCTGAGTCACTATGAAAGTGTTTCAGAAATGTCGGCGGCGACAGTGGCTAAAAGTGTTGGGGTCAGCGAAGCGACCGTCGTTCGTTTTTCGGTTACACTCGGTTATGAAGGGTATCCGGAATTCCGGCGGGCAATACGAAATGAAATTAACAGCAAGCTGACGACCATTGAACGCATTGACATGACCTTGAAAAACGAACAAAAAGAAAAGGCCCTACAGGAAACCGTTCATAATGTCTTAAAATCAGATTTGTCAAATATCAATGCGACTTTTGAGGAGTTTGACTATGAGATTTTTAAATCTTGCATCGACTTGATTTTAGATGCCCGCAAGGTTGTTATCATTGGTTTTCGGACCACCACCTTGTTAACGGAGCATTTGGGTTATTATCTTAATCTGATCCTGGATAATGTCCGGGTTGTCAATTATGGGGTTTCCGATATCTATGAGCATTTGATTCGCGTCACTGAAGAAGATGTGGTCATTGCCATCAGTTTTCCGCGTTATGCCCAAAAAACTTATGAAGCGGTTGAATTTTTAAAGGACAAAGGGGTAAAAATTATTACAATCTCGGATAATGAAAATGCCCCCATCAATGTGTTTACAAAACATCGGTTGATTGCCAAAAGCAATGTTTACTCCTTTGTGGATTCCCTGGTGGCCCCGCTTTCGCTGATCAACGCGCTGGTGATTTCAGTGGGTTTGAGGAATATCGGAAAAACAAAAGAGACCTTTAATGAACTTGAAGAAATATGGCGAGAACATTATATCTATACTGGCGATGATGATGAATTGGAAAATTAG
- a CDS encoding Rrf2 family transcriptional regulator, giving the protein MRLSTKGRYGVLAMVELALQYGDGPVSIKEIAEKQSFSDSYMEQLFSSLKNAGLVKSIRGARGGYVLARDPSAITVGEIIRALEGPIELAECIDGGGRQVCAKSPECVTRGLWKDISDSISNIIDNRSLQDLLSK; this is encoded by the coding sequence TTGAGACTTTCAACAAAAGGACGATATGGTGTATTGGCCATGGTAGAACTGGCGCTTCAATACGGAGATGGTCCGGTTTCAATTAAAGAAATTGCCGAAAAACAGAGTTTTTCAGATTCATATATGGAACAGCTTTTTTCCAGCCTGAAAAATGCCGGCTTGGTAAAAAGTATCAGAGGTGCCCGGGGTGGTTATGTTTTAGCTCGGGATCCCAGCGCTATTACCGTTGGTGAAATCATCAGAGCCCTTGAAGGGCCCATTGAATTGGCGGAATGCATTGATGGCGGTGGCAGACAGGTTTGTGCAAAATCGCCGGAGTGTGTAACCAGAGGGTTATGGAAAGATATTAGTGATAGTATCAGCAATATTATCGATAATCGATCATTACAGGACTTACTAAGCAAATAA
- a CDS encoding 1-acyl-sn-glycerol-3-phosphate acyltransferase, whose product MIYKIGRFIAYLISLILFRITITGRENIPETGGALICPNHISNIDPVVIAFATPRDIHYMAKAELFKNPLLRWFFKKVNAFPVNREKVAVETIKTSLKILKEDKLLGIFPEGHRVNPEDRTPPASGFVVFAIKTKAPIVPVHIKGKYRFRSKIEIIIGKPVYLEEYYGKKLSEEETRQLSEKIMDTVYALELT is encoded by the coding sequence ATGATTTATAAAATTGGTCGTTTCATAGCTTATCTCATTAGTTTAATTCTCTTTCGGATCACAATTACCGGTAGGGAAAACATCCCGGAAACCGGCGGAGCTCTGATCTGTCCCAATCACATCAGTAATATTGACCCGGTGGTGATTGCATTTGCAACACCGCGGGATATTCATTATATGGCCAAGGCGGAATTGTTTAAGAATCCGCTTCTGCGATGGTTTTTCAAAAAAGTGAACGCCTTTCCGGTTAATCGCGAAAAGGTAGCTGTGGAGACGATTAAGACTTCCTTGAAAATTCTCAAGGAAGACAAGCTGCTGGGTATTTTTCCGGAAGGACATCGCGTCAATCCGGAAGATCGGACACCTCCCGCCAGCGGCTTTGTCGTCTTTGCCATTAAGACGAAAGCACCGATTGTTCCGGTGCACATTAAAGGAAAATACCGATTCAGAAGTAAAATAGAGATTATTATTGGCAAGCCTGTTTATCTGGAAGAATACTATGGCAAAAAACTGTCTGAAGAAGAAACTAGGCAGTTAAGCGAAAAGATCATGGATACGGTCTATGCTTTAGAATTGACGTGA
- the nifS gene encoding cysteine desulfurase NifS — translation MKRIYLDHAATTAVDPAVVETMLPFFTEYFGNPSSVYAEGRGVKKSIEAARIQIANAINADPREIYFTGSGSEADNWAIKGIAMKNQAKGKHIITSTIEHHAVLHTCEYLEKQGFEVTYLPVDQDGLISLDDLRNAIREDTILVTIMFANNEIGTVEPIKEIGEIVKEKGIIFHTDAVQALGNIPVDVKDLNVDLLSISAHKIYGPKGIGALFIRKGVPIDNLIHGGAQERKKRAGTENTAEIVAFGKAAEMATEHLVENAAHMKKLRDLLIKGVMDNIPQVRLNGHPEKRLPGNANFCFDYIEGESILLSLDIIGVAGSSGSACTSGSLDPSHVLLAIGLPAGIAHGSLRLTIGKQTTIEDINYVVDNLIQIIERLRKMSPINADCPIDDAVFDKADHHHH, via the coding sequence ATGAAACGAATCTATTTAGATCATGCAGCAACAACAGCGGTTGATCCAGCAGTTGTTGAAACCATGCTACCATTTTTCACCGAATATTTTGGGAATCCTTCTTCAGTGTACGCCGAAGGGAGAGGGGTAAAGAAAAGCATTGAGGCCGCCAGAATCCAGATTGCCAATGCCATTAATGCTGATCCTCGGGAAATTTATTTTACCGGAAGCGGATCAGAGGCGGACAACTGGGCGATAAAAGGCATAGCCATGAAAAATCAGGCCAAGGGGAAACACATTATTACCTCAACCATTGAGCATCATGCGGTGCTTCATACCTGTGAATACCTGGAAAAACAGGGATTTGAAGTAACCTATCTGCCGGTCGATCAAGATGGGCTGATATCACTGGATGATTTGCGAAATGCGATCCGTGAAGATACTATTTTAGTCACCATTATGTTTGCCAACAATGAGATTGGAACCGTTGAACCGATCAAAGAAATCGGTGAAATTGTTAAGGAAAAAGGGATTATTTTTCATACCGATGCGGTTCAGGCACTGGGCAATATTCCCGTTGATGTTAAGGATTTAAATGTCGATTTACTGTCCATATCGGCTCATAAAATATATGGTCCTAAAGGGATTGGCGCTCTTTTTATTAGAAAAGGAGTACCGATTGACAATTTAATCCACGGCGGTGCTCAGGAACGAAAAAAACGAGCCGGAACAGAAAATACGGCCGAAATTGTAGCTTTTGGAAAAGCGGCCGAGATGGCAACAGAACATCTGGTAGAAAATGCCGCCCATATGAAAAAATTAAGAGATCTTTTAATTAAAGGCGTGATGGACAATATCCCACAGGTTCGTTTAAACGGACATCCGGAAAAGCGGCTGCCAGGAAATGCGAATTTCTGTTTTGATTACATCGAAGGAGAATCGATCCTGCTCAGTTTGGACATTATTGGCGTAGCAGGTTCTAGCGGTTCGGCCTGTACATCGGGTTCCCTGGATCCATCGCATGTGTTACTGGCGATTGGTTTGCCGGCGGGAATCGCCCATGGATCGTTGCGACTCACTATTGGGAAGCAAACAACGATTGAGGATATCAATTATGTGGTTGACAATCTAATCCAGATTATTGAACGGTTGCGCAAAATGTCACCGATTAATGCTGATTGTCCGATTGATGATGCTGTTTTTGATAAAGCCGATCATCACCACCATTAA
- a CDS encoding iron-sulfur cluster assembly scaffold protein: protein MDYTDVVMENFTCPKHVGEIEGANGIGQVGSPACGDIMKIFLKINDDGVIEDASFKTFGCGAAVASSSMATDMIIGKTIEEAGKFKNSDVVDALGGLPAEKIHCSVLAAEAIQAAIEDYHNKKAQ, encoded by the coding sequence ATGGACTATACAGATGTAGTAATGGAGAACTTTACCTGTCCTAAACATGTGGGCGAGATTGAAGGTGCAAATGGTATTGGTCAGGTTGGCAGCCCGGCTTGCGGCGATATCATGAAAATCTTCCTGAAAATTAATGATGACGGCGTCATTGAAGATGCGTCTTTTAAAACCTTTGGATGCGGTGCAGCCGTTGCCAGTAGCAGTATGGCAACCGATATGATTATCGGCAAGACCATTGAAGAAGCCGGAAAATTCAAAAATTCGGATGTGGTTGACGCTTTGGGGGGATTGCCAGCCGAAAAAATACATTGTTCGGTCTTGGCCGCTGAGGCCATTCAAGCGGCGATTGAGGACTATCACAATAAAAAAGCACAATAA